The following are from one region of the Spodoptera frugiperda isolate SF20-4 chromosome 20, AGI-APGP_CSIRO_Sfru_2.0, whole genome shotgun sequence genome:
- the LOC118262148 gene encoding pre-rRNA-processing protein TSR1 homolog, whose product MQQAHRAGNLKQSNKAHKSRHRSKRGISAAVKGKVNVKEFVRRNRHILKKEERRHQALQIRKNKREEVLSKKRALGGSRNPPFLVCVVPLNAQLDVKSALVILKTCSEGAVVTESSKGILHIGLPNFKQRFSFICPEVNNDFALLDALKVADTALFVTSALDEPVDEWGEKVLALSMAQGMPTPIVATMDIEGVNPKKRTTEKQNVQKLVSKWLPEEKVMQLDKSSDGLNVLRRIGNQKRNIIHHREKRPYMLAEEVEFVADSEGEHGTLKISGYLRGMPLNVNGLVHITGLGDFQMSRIDGLEDPHPLNLGKENTKSDDTMEAEVTKVSVLQVADPAKQESLVSENVPNPMEAEQTWPTEEEIEQANLETKLKKVKKVPKGWSDYQAAWIVESDAEGDDDDGSESDGQDEDEEFMSCEEDESDQEQNAEDNDFESVTESEVGPTDEKYDATIDAYEEHEMLQKLAAAKEDQQFPDEVDTPQDVPARERFMRYRGLESFRTSPWDPKENLPEDYARIFQFENYDRTRRRVFKELEDSLINMYGFYITIHVKGVRQDLWKAFQASNGDAPLAVFGLLPHEHKMSVMNVALKRTGASDEPIKSKERLIFQVGYRRFIVNPIFSQHTNGAKHKYERFFQPGSTCVASFYAPIQFSPSSVLCFKEKKNTNLQLLATGVLLSCNPDRLIIKRIVLSGHPYKVHKKSAVIRFMFFNRDDVIYFKPCKLRTKYGRTGHIKEALGTHGHMKCVFDGQLKSQDTLLLNLYKRMFPKWTYENCIVTDRDAKDTDMMD is encoded by the exons GTCATCAGGCTCTTCAAATCCGGAAGAATAAACGAGAAGAGGTACTGTCGAAGAAACGCGCTCTTGGCGGTTCTCGTAATCCGCCGTTCTTGGTATGTGTGGTGCCGCTGAACGCACAGTTAGATGTCAAGTCTGCTCTTGTTATACTGAAGACATGTTCGGAAGGAGCCGTGGTTACTGAGTCTTCAAAAGGCATCCTTCACATTGG GTTACCAAACTTCAAGCAGAGGTTTTCATTCATATGCCCCGAGGTGAACAATGACTTCGCTCTACTGGATGCTCTCAAAGTTGCAGACACTGCTCTCTTTGTCACCTCAGCACTGGACGAGCCAGTGGATGAATGGGGAGAGAAAGTACTAGCTTTATCCATGGCCCAAGGAATGCCCACACCAATAGTAGCTACAATGGACATAGAAGGTGTAAATCCCAAAAAGCGCACaactgaaaaacaaaatgtacaaaagCTTGTCTCAAAATGGCTTCCAGAAGAAAAAGTTATGCAGCTAGATAAAAGTTCTGATGGTCTGAACGTGTTACGTAGAATCGGTAACCAGAAACGTAATATCATACATCATAGAGAAAAGAGACCGTATATGTTGGCTGAAGAGGTTGAATTTGTGGCTGACAGTGAGGGTGAACATGGTACTCTTAAGATTAGTGGATACTTACGAGGTATGCCATTGAATGTTAATGGGTTAGTGCATATAACTGGACTGGGAGACTTCCAAATGTCAAGGATTGATGGCCTAGAAGACCCTCATCCCTTGAACTTGGGTAAGGAGAATACAAAATCGGATGACACTATGGAAGCTGAAGTTACTAAGGTCTCAGTGCTGCAAGTTGCTGATCCGGCTAAACAAGAGAGTCTAGTCTCAGAGAATGTTCCCAATCCTATGGAAGCTGAACAAACATGGCCTACCGAGGAAGAAATTGAACAAGCTAATTTAGAG ACTAAGTTAAAGAAAGTGAAAAAGGTTCCTAAAGGTTGGTCAGACTACCAAGCGGCTTGGATTGTCGAATCTGACGCTGAAGGCGACGACGACGATGGCAGCGAGAGTGATGGACAAGATGAGGATGAGGAGTTCATGTCTTGTGAGGAAGATGAATCTGATCAGGAACAGAATGCCGAGGACAATGACTTCGAGTCCGTAACAGAGTCAGAAGTAGGACCCACAGATGAAAAGTATGATGCAACTATAGATGCTTATGAAGAACACGAAATGCTGCAGAAACTCGCAGCAGCCAAAGAAGATCAGCAATTCCCTGATGAAGTAGACACTCCTCAGGATGTACCAGCTAGGGAAAGGTTCATGAGATACAGGGGTTTGGAATCGTTTAGAACTTCGCCTTGGGATCCTAAAGAGAACTTGCCTGAAGATTATGCTAGGATATTCCAGTTTGAGAACTATGACAGGACTAGGAGGAGGGTTTTCAAGGAGTTGGAAGATAGCTTGATTAATATG TATGGTTTCTACATCACAATTCACGTGAAGGGTGTTCGCCAAGATCTATGGAAGGCATTCCAGGCATCAAACGGTGATGCTCCTCTAGCAGTCTTCGGTCTTTTACCTCATGAGCATAAGATGTCTGTCATGAACGTAGCTCTGAAGCGCACGGGAGCCAGCGATGAGCCAATCAAGAGTAAAGAGAGGTTGATCTTCCAAGTCGGGTACAGGAGGTTCATTGTCAACCCTATATTCAGTCAGCACACTAATGGTGCTAAGCATAAG tatGAGAGATTCTTCCAGCCGGGATCGACGTGCGTCGCTTCTTTCTACGCACCGATACAGTTTAGTCCATCTTCAGTTCTATGTTTTAAG GAAAAGAAGAACACGAATCTACAGCTATTAGCTACAGGAGTATTATTGTCGTGTAACCCGGACAGGCTTATAATCAAAAGGATTGTGCTGTCTGGTCATCCATACAAG GTCCATAAGAAATCTGCAGTTATTAGATTCATGTTCTTCAACCGTGATGACGTCATCTACTTCAAACCTTGCAAGCTAAGGACGAAGTATGGACGCACGGGACATATAAAAGAAGCTTTag GTACTCACGGCCACATGAAATGTGTGTTCGACGGTCAACTAAAGTCTCAAGACACATTGCTACTAAATCTATACAAACGTATGTTCCCTAAGTGGACGTACGAAAACTGCATTGTCACCGATAGAGACGCTAAGGATACTGACATGATGGACTAG